The following coding sequences are from one Chitinimonas sp. BJYL2 window:
- the rpoH gene encoding RNA polymerase sigma factor RpoH gives MTTMTLPVLAGDTLDRYVQQVNAIPLLTQEEEVSLAERYHAENDLEAAGKLVMSHLRVVVSIARGYAGYGLPQADLIQEGNIGLMKAVKRFEPSRGVRLFSFAIHWIKAEIHEYILRNWRLVRIATTKSQRKLFFNLRSMRTGLSSLTHKEAQKIADDLGVKPEEVFEMETRMTGHDVALVADDGDEDSYAPIDWLADTDNEPVAVLERRATDHLHGEGLRAALESLDPRSRRIVEARWLADDSGATLHELADEFGVSAERIRQIEVKALQKMKTALVA, from the coding sequence ATGACCACCATGACCCTTCCCGTACTTGCCGGCGACACCCTCGACCGCTACGTCCAGCAGGTGAATGCCATTCCCTTGCTCACGCAGGAGGAAGAAGTCAGCCTAGCCGAACGCTACCACGCCGAGAATGATCTTGAGGCGGCCGGTAAGCTCGTCATGTCGCACCTTCGTGTGGTCGTCTCGATCGCCCGCGGTTACGCCGGTTACGGCCTGCCACAAGCTGATCTGATCCAGGAAGGCAATATCGGCCTGATGAAAGCCGTGAAGCGCTTCGAACCCAGCCGTGGCGTGCGTCTGTTCTCGTTCGCGATCCACTGGATCAAGGCCGAGATCCACGAATACATCCTGCGCAACTGGCGTCTGGTACGCATTGCCACCACCAAATCCCAACGCAAGCTGTTCTTCAACCTGCGCAGCATGCGCACGGGCCTGTCGTCGCTGACGCACAAGGAAGCCCAGAAAATCGCGGACGACCTCGGCGTCAAACCCGAAGAAGTCTTCGAAATGGAAACCCGGATGACCGGTCACGACGTGGCCTTGGTTGCCGACGACGGCGACGAAGACAGCTACGCCCCGATCGACTGGCTGGCCGACACCGACAACGAGCCCGTTGCCGTGCTCGAACGCCGCGCTACCGACCACCTGCACGGCGAAGGCCTGCGCGCCGCACTCGAGTCACTGGACCCGCGTAGCCGCCGTATCGTCGAAGCTCGCTGGCTGGCCGACGATAGCGGTGCTACGCTGCATGAACTGGCGGACGAATTCGGGGTATCGGCCGAGCGGATACGGCAGATTGAAGTGAAGGCTTTGCAGAAGATGAAAACAGCGCTCGTCGCTTGA